In Bacteroidota bacterium, the genomic window CATGAATAGTCTGCCGCGCAAAAATCAGTGATTTGTTGATATAATAATCGGAAATGGTAAATGACCGGAAAAGATCCTGACGTAAAAGATCAACTTTCAACTGCTGATACCTGGCTGCCAGAAAGGATAATTCGAGAGGAAAGGCATATTTATCAGGATCTTTATAAAATTTGGGAAGAAAAGGATTATCTTCAAATTGTTCCAGTATCAATTTTGCATTATACTGTTGAGCAATCTGTGTAGCCAGCGAAGTCTTACCGGCTCCGATATTGCCTTCGATGCAAATATAATTGTAAAGCATTGACTATGAACAATTAATGATTAATGATTCATGTTTTATGAAATTCGGAAATTTATCCGACTTTAGAAACCTTAAGTCGATCATCACATTCATTTAAAAGAACAGATACAGGTTTATTGAATACAGGATGTACCAGGTCTGGTGCTATTTCTGCCAAAGGAATAAGTGTAAAAAGCCTTTTGTGCAATTCCGGGTGAGGGACGATCAAATCTTTTTCATAAATGACCTGGTTATCGAAAAATAAAATATCAATATCAATAGATCGGGAAGCATAACGATTTTCAGATCTCTTTCTTCCGAGGGAATTTTCGATCAGGAGGACAGTTTCAAGAATCTCTGACGGGGTGGCAGATGTTTCTGCAATGATCACCTGGTTCAGAAAATAATTTTCACCGGCGAAACCCCACGGTTCAGTTTCATAAACGGATGATTGATTCAAGATATGTCCAATATGTTGCCTGATCTGAAGAGCGGCTTTTTTCAGCATGACCTCCCTGGCGCCTAAATTACTCCCCAGAAGCAGATATACTTTACTCATATTGAAATATCTGAAAAAAGGATAATCAAAAATACAATAAGATTGGAATCGTGTATTACTTTTTTATAATTTCATACCCACATTTAAAATTAACCGGAAATGAAAGATTTTTTCAAATTTATGTTCGCATCAATGTTGGGTTTTATTCTGACTTTGATTATCCTGTTTCTCATTTTCATCGTGATTGTCTTTTCTGCTGTTTCCATGTCAGGCTCAAAGGATGTGGTGATGATACCGGCAAAATCATTACTTTATCTGAAATTCGAAAACCCTGTTCCTGACCGGGCTCCAAAATCAATCAATCCGTTTGACTTTTCAAACTTTGCTTTCGAAAAGATCATGGGGCTGAATGATATTCTCAGGAACATTGAAAAAGCCAAGAATGATCCTAACATAAAAGGCATTTACCTTGAACTGAGTGTTATTCCATCGGGCATCTCCACCATTGAAGAGATACGCAATAAGTTACTGGAATTCAAAGAATCGGGTAAATTCATCATCTGTTATGGTGAAGTATTCACGCAAGGGGCATACTATATGGCTACCATTGCCGATAAAATATACATGCATCCTAAAGGAGTCATGCAGTTCAAGGGTGTGAATGCCGAGCTGATGTTCCTCAAGGGAACGCTCGAAAAGCTTGATATTCAGGTTCAGATCATCCGGCCTGCAGGAAATAAATATAAAAGTGCTGTTGAGCCATTCTTCCTTGAAAAAATGAGTGATGCCAACCGTGAACAGATCATGGCTTATGTTGGTGATGTATGGAACCATATCGTGAAGGGCGTATCGGAGTGCAGGAACCTGCCGGTTAATGAAATAAATGCCATTGCCGACAGCCTGTTGGTCAAAAATTCGGAGGATGCACTAAAATACAGATTTATTGATGGACTGATGTATAAGGATGAGTTACAGGCTGAACTCAGAAATCTTCTGAATCTGCCGGAAAACAAAAAGATCAGCCTTGTCAAGCTGTCGAAATATGATGGGGTTATACTGAAAGATACAAAGCCGAAGTTTACGTCCAATAAAATTGCTGTGGTTTATGCTTTGGGTGATATAGCAGGTGGTGAAGGGGATGATAACAGCATCGGATCGGAGAGGTTGTCGGAGGCTATCCGTCAAGCGCGGAAAGACAGCACTGTAAAAGCCATTGTTTTCCGCGTCAATTCACCTGGTGGTGATGCCCTCGCATCAGATGTCATTCGCCGCGAAATTGAACTGGCAAAAAAAGTTAAACCGGTTGTCGCATCTTATGGCGATGTGGCAGCTTCGGGAGGATACTGGATATCCTGCAACGCCGACAAGATCATCGCCGATGAAACAACATTAACCGGATCGATTGGAGTGTGGGGAATAATTCCAAATTTTCAGGGACTTCTGAATAAAAAACTGGGTATCACAATGGATAATGTCCAGACCAATAAAAATTCCGGCTTTCCTTCTGTTACCAGGCCTATGACAGATTACGAATCTTCCATTATGCAATCGTATGTTGATGATACTTATTCGGATTTCCTGAATCTTGTATCCGGCGCACGCAGCATGACAACCGACAGTGTAAATGCTATTGGACAGGGCCGCATTTGGAGTGCCTCCGATGCAAAAGCCATTGGTTTGATTGATGATTTTGGAGGAATAGAAAAAGCCATAAAACTGGCTGGGGAAATGGCCGGAATTACCGATTATAAGTTACTCTCACTTCCCCGACAAAAAGATCTCTTCCAGCAAATCATTGAAGGGCTGACTGGAAGAGGTGAATCCTCCATCATTAAAAAAGAACTTGGCGAAAATTACAGATATTATCAACTTATCAGAAATGTCACCCATTTAGATGGTATTCAGGCCAGAATGCCTTTTGAAATGACCATCAATTAGACTATCATGAAAAACCATTACTTAACAATGATACTTATAGTTTTGGGATTGTCAGGATTTTCCCAGACGCAGCCGCAGTTGGAAAATCCGGGTTTTGAGTCGTGGGAAAACGCGGGAACGGTGGTGGATGAACCTACAGACTGGAGTTCAATAAAGACCTCGGATAATGAACAGCTTAACAATGCTGCTCCGCAGGTTTGGGAACAAAGCACAGAAGCTCATACCGGCAGTTATTCGGTGAGGCTTGAAAACAAATCCACCTTTGGTATTGTGGCAACCGGAACTCTCACCAATGGCCGTGTCCATACCTACCCTATTGCCGACAGCGGTTATGTCTATACCATCCCTGATGACCCGCGGTGGTGCACTCCATTTACCGGCAGACCCGACAGTATCGGCGGATGGTTCCGTTTTTATCCCGTCGATAATGATAAAGGTAAACTCACAGCTATCCTGCATGTGAATTCAGGTGCATTACCAAAACACGGAACACAGGATAACTGGGTTGCACATGCTGAATATATTTTCCCTCCTGATACAGTGGATACATGGATGCGTTTTTCGGTTCCGTTCGAATATTTTAAGCCTGATGCACCGCAATTCATCCTGCTTGTCTTGAACTCAGGGTATCGCACCCAGGCTATTGCAGGAAGTGTTGCCTACTTTGATGATATTGAGCTGATCTATAATCCGGGAAGTATAAATGAAAGCAGCTTACGGGGCGTGAATATCTATTATTACGATCACTGCATTTATCTCAAAGAATTACCTGATGATTTATTTAATTCTTCCACATTTTTCCTGATTGATCTTGACGGAAATATTATTCTGACGCAACCTGTCACTTCTGATGTTTTACCTGTTAATATTCAGCTTCCGGCTGGCATCTACATCGGAAAAATAGCGTATAAAAAAGACACCATATCCATGAAGATATTTATTGATTGACAAGTATCCTGAGCAGTCTTTAAAGACAAATATCCAAGAGATGGCAGTCAGGTATTCATTCATACTCTTCTTTACTCTCTGTTCTGTGCTCCTGGTG contains:
- the folK gene encoding 2-amino-4-hydroxy-6-hydroxymethyldihydropteridine diphosphokinase, coding for MSKVYLLLGSNLGAREVMLKKAALQIRQHIGHILNQSSVYETEPWGFAGENYFLNQVIIAETSATPSEILETVLLIENSLGRKRSENRYASRSIDIDILFFDNQVIYEKDLIVPHPELHKRLFTLIPLAEIAPDLVHPVFNKPVSVLLNECDDRLKVSKVG
- the sppA gene encoding signal peptide peptidase SppA; this translates as MKDFFKFMFASMLGFILTLIILFLIFIVIVFSAVSMSGSKDVVMIPAKSLLYLKFENPVPDRAPKSINPFDFSNFAFEKIMGLNDILRNIEKAKNDPNIKGIYLELSVIPSGISTIEEIRNKLLEFKESGKFIICYGEVFTQGAYYMATIADKIYMHPKGVMQFKGVNAELMFLKGTLEKLDIQVQIIRPAGNKYKSAVEPFFLEKMSDANREQIMAYVGDVWNHIVKGVSECRNLPVNEINAIADSLLVKNSEDALKYRFIDGLMYKDELQAELRNLLNLPENKKISLVKLSKYDGVILKDTKPKFTSNKIAVVYALGDIAGGEGDDNSIGSERLSEAIRQARKDSTVKAIVFRVNSPGGDALASDVIRREIELAKKVKPVVASYGDVAASGGYWISCNADKIIADETTLTGSIGVWGIIPNFQGLLNKKLGITMDNVQTNKNSGFPSVTRPMTDYESSIMQSYVDDTYSDFLNLVSGARSMTTDSVNAIGQGRIWSASDAKAIGLIDDFGGIEKAIKLAGEMAGITDYKLLSLPRQKDLFQQIIEGLTGRGESSIIKKELGENYRYYQLIRNVTHLDGIQARMPFEMTIN